A region from the Alnus glutinosa chromosome 5, dhAlnGlut1.1, whole genome shotgun sequence genome encodes:
- the LOC133867614 gene encoding uncharacterized protein LOC133867614, translating to MASSSSQNNLDLNAALVVPEIWRPLFLSQRGPLMTNDSVMLSDAVAASVAQGIITPRDEKLLADRTDAQAISDSLAFSIQGASSVSNMARRLQVRGNEIQAQKAQISTLQRMYMDFRRRNRVLQRENKELKKLVDSYANDLGKRYTDLEQNTNRLQEQHKDLLLAVQNLRVFCPEA from the coding sequence atggcttcttcatcctctcaaaataatcttgatctgaatgctGCGCTTGTAGTGCCAGAAATTTGGCGCCCATTGTTCCTATCTCAGAGAGGTCCTCTTATgactaatgactctgtgatgctgagtgatgcagtagctgcatccgtggctcaaggcatcataactcctcgagatgaaaagttgttggcggataggactgatgctcaagccatcagTGATTCTTTGgcattcagtattcagggtgcttcttcggtttcaaatatggctcgacgtctacaagttcgagggaatgaaaTTCAAGCGCAGAAAGCTCAAATTTcgactttgcagcgaatgtatatGGATTTTAGGCGAAGAAATCGGGTTCTTCAGCGagaaaataaagagctcaaGAAACTCGTAGACTCATATGCGAATGACCTGGGAAAGAGATATACTGATTTGGAGCAGAACACCAATCGTCTCCAAGAACAACACAAGGATCTCTTGCTTGCGgtccaaaatcttagggttttctGCCCTGAGgcttag